A stretch of the Bacillus sp. FJAT-18017 genome encodes the following:
- the gndA gene encoding NADP-dependent phosphogluconate dehydrogenase, whose product MSKHQIGVIGLAVMGKNLAWNMESKGYSVAVYNRSSSKTEEMVKESEGKNIFPAYSLEEFVNSLETPRKIMLMVKAGGPTDATIDQLKPLLDKGDIIIDGGNTFFADTQRRNKELSELGFHFIGTGVSGGEEGALKGPSIMPGGQKEAYELVAPIFKDISAKVNGEPCTTYIGPDGAGHYVKMVHNGIEYGDMQLICEAYFLLKNVLGLSAQEFHQVFSEWNKGELDSYLIEITADIFTKIDEETGKPLVDLILDTAGQKGTGKWTSQSALDLGVPLPLITESVFARFISAMKSERVAASKILSGPEAKPFTGDREAFIESVRKALYMSKICSYAQGFAQMRAASEEYGWDLRYGDIAMIFRGGCIIRAQFLQKIKDAYDRDPGLKNLLLDPYFKEIVEGYQGALRETIATAVVNGIPVPCFASGLAYYDSYRTESLPANLLQAQRDYFGAHTYERIDKDGIFHTEWTK is encoded by the coding sequence ATGAGTAAGCATCAAATCGGCGTAATCGGCCTGGCAGTTATGGGCAAGAATCTTGCCTGGAATATGGAAAGCAAAGGTTATAGCGTTGCCGTGTATAACCGTTCCTCTTCAAAAACAGAGGAAATGGTTAAGGAATCGGAAGGCAAAAATATCTTTCCTGCCTATTCGCTTGAAGAATTCGTCAATTCCCTTGAAACCCCACGTAAAATCATGCTGATGGTCAAGGCTGGCGGACCTACTGACGCAACAATTGACCAATTGAAGCCTCTCCTTGATAAGGGTGATATTATTATTGATGGCGGGAACACCTTCTTTGCTGATACACAAAGACGCAACAAAGAACTCAGCGAACTTGGATTCCATTTTATCGGAACTGGCGTTTCTGGTGGTGAGGAAGGCGCATTAAAAGGCCCTTCAATCATGCCTGGCGGCCAAAAAGAAGCATACGAGCTCGTTGCTCCAATTTTCAAGGACATATCCGCCAAAGTAAATGGCGAGCCTTGTACGACCTATATTGGCCCGGATGGTGCCGGCCATTATGTCAAGATGGTACACAATGGCATTGAATACGGTGATATGCAGCTGATTTGCGAAGCATATTTCCTGCTGAAGAATGTACTAGGACTTAGCGCTCAGGAATTTCACCAGGTCTTCTCTGAATGGAACAAAGGTGAGCTTGACAGCTACCTGATTGAAATTACTGCAGATATCTTTACTAAAATCGACGAAGAAACTGGCAAGCCTCTTGTCGACTTGATTCTTGATACCGCCGGGCAAAAAGGTACTGGAAAATGGACAAGCCAGAGCGCGCTTGACCTAGGTGTGCCACTGCCTCTTATTACTGAATCAGTTTTCGCACGCTTTATTTCCGCAATGAAGTCTGAACGGGTGGCGGCAAGCAAAATCCTTAGCGGCCCTGAAGCGAAGCCTTTCACAGGCGACCGTGAAGCATTTATCGAATCTGTGCGTAAAGCTCTTTATATGAGCAAAATCTGTTCCTATGCACAGGGATTTGCCCAGATGAGGGCTGCATCCGAAGAATATGGCTGGGATCTCCGCTATGGGGACATCGCGATGATTTTCCGCGGCGGCTGTATCATCCGCGCGCAATTCCTTCAAAAAATCAAGGATGCCTATGACCGCGACCCAGGCTTGAAAAACCTCCTGCTTGATCCTTACTTTAAGGAAATCGTTGAAGGCTACCAGGGTGCGCTTAGGGAAACAATTGCAACCGCAGTTGTGAATGGTATCCCAGTGCCTTGCTTCGCATCTGGTCTTGCATACTATGACAGCTACCGTACTGAATCACTTCCTGCCAACCTGCTTCAGGCACAGCGTGACTATTTCGGTGCTCATACGTATGAACGAATCGACAAGGACGGCATCTTCCATACTGAATGGACGAAATAA
- a CDS encoding ring-cleaving dioxygenase, whose amino-acid sequence MKRTAGIHHITAIVGHPQENVDFYAGVLGLRLVKQTVNFDDPGTYHFYFGNEGGNPGTIITFFPWAGAYSGRIGDGQVGITSYAVPKGSFPFWEERLQRFAISFTKEKRFGEEYLTFDDPHGLHLELVEREEGELNNWSFSGVTPDVAIKGFGGAVLFTSQPDKTKELVEKVMGLDYVGTEGDFARYKSSLDIGNIIDIKLTPGVRGVMGVGTVHHIAWRAADDEDQQDWQKYVQSNGYRVTPVQDRNYFNAIYFREHGEILFEIATDPPGFAHDESHETMGTKLMLPERYESIRGKIEQGLLPFEVRELNKL is encoded by the coding sequence ATGAAAAGAACTGCAGGTATTCATCACATAACTGCGATAGTGGGACATCCCCAGGAGAATGTTGATTTTTACGCAGGTGTACTGGGGCTGAGGCTTGTAAAACAAACGGTAAACTTTGACGATCCGGGTACGTATCATTTTTATTTCGGCAACGAGGGCGGGAACCCTGGGACTATAATTACGTTCTTCCCATGGGCCGGAGCATATTCTGGCAGGATTGGCGATGGACAAGTAGGGATCACTTCCTATGCTGTTCCTAAAGGTTCATTTCCATTTTGGGAAGAAAGGCTTCAGCGTTTTGCTATCTCTTTTACAAAAGAAAAGAGGTTTGGCGAAGAGTACCTAACTTTTGATGACCCGCATGGCCTTCACCTTGAGCTTGTGGAAAGGGAGGAAGGGGAGTTAAACAATTGGTCCTTTAGCGGCGTAACGCCAGATGTAGCGATTAAAGGGTTTGGCGGTGCTGTTTTATTTACTTCCCAACCTGATAAAACGAAAGAATTAGTTGAAAAGGTAATGGGCCTTGACTATGTTGGAACCGAAGGAGATTTTGCCCGCTATAAATCGTCTTTAGATATAGGAAATATAATTGATATTAAGCTTACTCCCGGTGTCCGAGGTGTCATGGGTGTCGGAACAGTGCACCATATCGCATGGCGGGCAGCAGATGATGAAGATCAGCAGGACTGGCAAAAGTATGTACAGTCGAATGGGTATCGTGTAACACCAGTTCAGGATAGGAATTATTTCAATGCAATTTACTTCCGTGAGCATGGGGAAATTCTTTTTGAAATTGCAACAGACCCACCAGGCTTTGCACATGATGAATCTCACGAGACAATGGGAACGAAATTGATGCTTCCGGAGCGTTACGAGTCGATTCGAGGCAAAATTGAACAAGGGTTGCTGCCTTTTGAGGTCCGTGAATTGAATAAACTTTAA
- a CDS encoding flavin reductase family protein, which yields MISIDPASNTERENYKFMIGSIVPRPIAFVTTQSKDGVVNGAPFSYFNIVTSNPPMISLSIQRNGSRIKDTARNIIENKEFVVHIVDEDNVAKINETAASLPPDESEVELAGLTSVASMNVSVPGVQEAKVRMECVLETSLELGGGEVPGCDLLIGRVVQFHIDEEIYEKGRIDPRGLAAVSRLAGANYAKIGEIFPIERPE from the coding sequence ATGATTTCTATTGATCCAGCCTCGAACACGGAGAGGGAAAATTATAAATTTATGATTGGCAGCATCGTACCGCGGCCAATTGCGTTCGTTACGACACAATCAAAGGATGGGGTTGTGAACGGTGCGCCGTTCAGCTATTTTAATATCGTCACATCCAATCCGCCGATGATTTCGCTTTCGATTCAGCGGAACGGCAGCAGGATAAAGGATACGGCAAGGAATATTATTGAGAATAAGGAATTTGTGGTGCATATCGTTGATGAAGACAATGTTGCCAAAATCAATGAAACGGCTGCAAGCCTTCCGCCAGACGAGAGCGAGGTGGAATTGGCTGGTCTAACGTCAGTTGCCAGCATGAATGTGTCTGTTCCGGGTGTTCAGGAAGCGAAAGTTCGGATGGAATGTGTACTGGAAACTTCGTTGGAGCTTGGCGGCGGGGAGGTTCCTGGGTGCGATTTGCTTATAGGCAGGGTAGTCCAATTCCATATTGATGAAGAGATTTATGAAAAAGGCAGAATTGATCCCCGTGGACTTGCAGCGGTCAGCAGGCTGGCAGGGGCTAATTATGCGAAGATTGGTGAGATATTTCCGATTGAACGTCCTGAATAA
- a CDS encoding LAGLIDADG family homing endonuclease translates to MDKEARNKKIVELYESGEKTTVIAERFGLSVRGITLILNKCGAKMRPTGYKKYSMNEDFFKTWSNEMAWVLGFIVTDGCINQNQSLTIGQKDPYPLQKIKELLQFNGKVVKYDNKNIYELNICSKEIITDLFNLGVTRRKSLTIVFPECPKEYLSHFVRGVIDGDGYVHPDGYTVTVTSGSLAFAQGLLSVFKKWNLRSKINTVFCKSSNPIYRINVTGKESVKRLSDIVYKDSREYCVLIKKEKMMQILSKDNLAPLKRVNFRTNISKSILEKLQFKAKEHNTYINYLLETGIRKVISDNETNLVKKNQTDRIQFKTTYDRELLDHAKAFAKSHGIYLNDLIEYAANQIDIVQSSK, encoded by the coding sequence ATGGATAAGGAAGCCAGAAACAAAAAAATTGTGGAACTTTATGAATCTGGTGAAAAAACTACTGTTATAGCAGAGAGATTTGGCCTTTCGGTTAGAGGAATCACCCTCATACTTAATAAATGCGGTGCAAAAATGCGGCCAACCGGCTATAAGAAATACAGTATGAATGAGGATTTTTTTAAAACTTGGTCAAATGAAATGGCTTGGGTACTAGGCTTTATAGTAACGGACGGATGTATTAATCAAAATCAATCCCTTACTATTGGCCAAAAGGACCCATATCCATTACAAAAAATCAAAGAACTCCTTCAATTTAATGGTAAAGTGGTGAAATACGATAATAAAAACATATATGAACTAAATATTTGTTCCAAGGAAATAATAACAGATTTATTCAATTTGGGAGTTACAAGAAGAAAATCCTTAACAATTGTTTTTCCTGAATGCCCTAAAGAGTATTTATCTCATTTTGTCCGCGGAGTGATTGATGGCGACGGGTATGTACACCCGGATGGTTACACAGTGACAGTTACTAGTGGCAGTTTGGCCTTTGCCCAAGGTTTACTGTCTGTTTTCAAGAAGTGGAATTTAAGGTCAAAAATTAATACAGTGTTTTGCAAAAGCTCGAATCCGATTTACAGAATTAATGTTACTGGAAAAGAAAGCGTGAAAAGATTATCAGACATTGTTTATAAGGACTCCAGGGAATATTGTGTATTAATAAAAAAGGAAAAAATGATGCAAATACTAAGTAAAGATAATTTGGCTCCATTAAAACGAGTTAATTTTAGAACTAATATTAGTAAGTCTATTTTAGAAAAGCTCCAGTTCAAAGCAAAAGAACATAACACTTATATTAATTATTTATTAGAAACCGGCATTAGAAAAGTAATTTCCGATAATGAAACCAATCTTGTCAAGAAAAATCAAACTGACCGTATTCAGTTTAAAACCACTTATGACCGAGAACTTTTAGATCATGCAAAGGCTTTTGCAAAGAGCCACGGTATATATTTAAATGATTTAATTGAGTATGCAGCAAACCAGATTGATATTGTGCAAAGCAGCAAGTGA
- a CDS encoding staygreen family protein, protein MDRFDPAKLAVTYIAPITPFRPFEGRKYTLTHSDSTGQLFLTIGPKYLYTNSQYKDEVYAEWLQTMGEFTLCGKVHVTKGDFDEQHSKVRFMIFRKEMETALKALVFGDQAFYSCFPWLLDAPIYIKFESVYPEFNKMIYYGTPRQYMLGVTEKTHKK, encoded by the coding sequence TTGGACAGATTTGATCCTGCAAAACTGGCGGTTACCTATATCGCGCCTATAACTCCTTTTAGGCCTTTTGAAGGAAGAAAATATACGCTAACTCACTCAGATTCGACAGGACAACTTTTCCTAACAATAGGTCCCAAATACCTGTATACAAATAGTCAATATAAAGATGAAGTTTACGCTGAATGGCTGCAAACTATGGGGGAATTTACACTTTGCGGCAAAGTACATGTAACCAAAGGGGATTTTGACGAGCAGCATTCAAAAGTAAGGTTCATGATTTTCAGGAAAGAGATGGAAACAGCCCTAAAAGCCCTCGTTTTTGGTGACCAGGCTTTCTATAGCTGTTTTCCATGGCTGCTGGATGCTCCTATATATATTAAATTTGAGTCTGTTTATCCCGAATTTAATAAAATGATCTATTATGGAACCCCAAGGCAGTATATGCTTGGCGTCACCGAAAAGACTCATAAAAAATAA
- a CDS encoding RDD family protein, with protein MHCPNCHTKNDEFERFCSNCGEYLEGNIREVCPDCETERKEGESYCQTCGYHFKAHSVVRPYPNHTEGREGFTYMSEPNYGNQGYTLFAPEHVRFANFGERVVASLIDYVVTYIVGYLIGYLVGLLFVSVLSQNFYTLLGLIIGLAYKAGMESSAKQATLGKIAMGLKVINKGGERISFARATGRYFANYLNVFPTFFVGFLMVLWTKEKRALHDFVAGTLVVKTK; from the coding sequence TTGCATTGTCCTAATTGCCATACGAAAAACGATGAATTTGAACGCTTCTGCAGCAATTGTGGTGAATACTTGGAAGGGAATATTAGGGAAGTATGCCCAGATTGCGAGACCGAGAGGAAAGAAGGAGAATCCTATTGCCAGACGTGCGGCTATCACTTTAAAGCGCATTCTGTGGTACGTCCTTATCCAAACCATACGGAGGGAAGAGAGGGTTTTACTTACATGTCTGAACCGAACTATGGGAATCAGGGTTATACTCTTTTTGCACCGGAACATGTGCGTTTTGCTAACTTCGGCGAGCGTGTTGTCGCATCGCTTATAGATTATGTGGTTACCTATATCGTTGGCTATTTAATTGGCTATTTAGTTGGCTTACTATTTGTTTCCGTCCTAAGCCAGAACTTCTACACCTTGCTGGGTCTAATCATCGGCCTTGCTTATAAAGCCGGAATGGAGAGTTCAGCAAAACAAGCTACTCTTGGAAAAATAGCAATGGGTCTGAAGGTTATTAACAAAGGTGGCGAAAGAATTAGCTTTGCCCGTGCGACTGGACGGTACTTTGCAAATTACTTGAACGTTTTCCCGACATTCTTTGTCGGCTTCCTGATGGTCCTATGGACAAAGGAAAAGAGAGCACTACATGACTTTGTAGCAGGCACTCTTGTAGTTAAAACAAAATAG
- the parC gene encoding DNA topoisomerase IV subunit A, with protein MSSNAEEKFRDLPLEDILGDRFGRYSKYIIQERALPDARDGLKPSQRRILYAMHAEGNTHEKGFRKSAKTVGNVIGNYHPHGDTSVYDAMVRMSQEWKVRNVLIEMHGNNGSIDGDPPAAMRYTEARLSAISTELLRDIDKQTVDFIPNFDDTSSEPTVLPAMFPNLLVNGSTGISAGYATDIPPHHLGEVIDAVIMRMDNPEVSIDELMTVIKGPDFPTGGIIQGVDGIRKAYETGRGKIIVRSKTEIEELRGGRQQIVITEVPYEVNKANLVKKMDEFRFDRKVEGISEIRDETDRTGLRIVIELKKDADANGVLAYMLKNTDLQVTYNFNMVAIHNKRPVLMGIREMLDAYIGHQKDVITRRSKFELKKAREREHIVEGLIKALSILDQVIAAIRASKDKRNAKDNLIAKFAFTEAQAEAIVSLQLYRLTNTDVTALMKEAEELEKKIAELTAILESEKKLMSVIKKDLKEVKKRYADNRRSKIEAEIEEIKINLDVLIPSEDVIVTVTKEGYVKRTSLRSFTASNGQDPAMKDSDRLFAQLDMNTKDVLLLFTSKGNYLYIPVHVLPDIRWKDMGQHVANLIPIDRDEEIIKAIPVNSFENNLYLLFVTKNGMVKKTEMKLYQATRHTKALTAINLKGDDKLIDIHITDGTKELFLISHYGYALWFDEAEVGPIGIRAAGVKGMNLKDGDYLVGGKLLDPSSKEYIVLATQRGALKKMKLKEFEKATRAKRGVVVLRELKSNPHRITGFESTEGGDVINILTEKGQTFAINTNDLKFSDRYSNGSFIVDETESGKVTTLWKEARKKDEAKPEA; from the coding sequence ATGAGTAGTAATGCAGAAGAAAAGTTCCGCGACCTTCCCCTTGAAGACATCCTTGGCGACCGTTTCGGAAGATATAGCAAATACATCATTCAGGAGCGGGCGCTTCCTGATGCCAGGGATGGGCTAAAGCCATCACAGCGGCGCATCCTGTACGCTATGCATGCAGAAGGGAATACGCACGAAAAAGGCTTCAGGAAGTCCGCCAAAACGGTTGGTAATGTTATCGGTAACTACCATCCGCACGGTGATACTTCCGTTTATGATGCTATGGTAAGGATGAGCCAGGAATGGAAGGTCCGTAATGTTTTAATTGAAATGCACGGGAACAACGGCAGCATTGATGGCGACCCTCCAGCGGCAATGCGTTATACAGAAGCCCGACTTTCTGCGATTTCAACTGAATTGTTAAGGGATATCGACAAGCAGACAGTTGATTTTATCCCGAATTTTGATGATACATCCAGTGAGCCTACCGTACTTCCAGCAATGTTTCCGAATTTGCTCGTGAATGGATCTACGGGTATTTCGGCCGGTTATGCAACAGATATTCCCCCACATCACCTTGGGGAGGTCATTGATGCTGTAATCATGAGGATGGATAATCCAGAGGTTTCAATTGATGAATTGATGACTGTTATTAAGGGACCTGATTTTCCGACAGGCGGTATTATTCAAGGTGTTGATGGTATCAGGAAGGCCTATGAAACAGGCCGTGGAAAAATCATTGTCCGTTCAAAGACTGAAATTGAGGAACTCCGTGGAGGCAGGCAGCAGATTGTTATCACGGAAGTCCCCTATGAGGTTAATAAAGCCAATCTTGTTAAGAAGATGGACGAGTTCAGGTTTGACCGGAAAGTAGAAGGAATTTCTGAAATACGCGATGAAACCGACCGTACTGGCTTAAGGATTGTTATTGAATTGAAAAAGGATGCCGATGCAAATGGCGTCCTCGCATATATGCTCAAGAATACTGACCTTCAGGTTACATACAACTTCAACATGGTTGCGATTCATAACAAACGTCCTGTCCTCATGGGTATTAGGGAAATGCTCGATGCTTATATTGGCCACCAAAAGGATGTTATTACGAGAAGGTCAAAGTTTGAATTGAAAAAAGCTAGGGAACGGGAGCATATTGTCGAAGGCCTCATTAAGGCTCTTTCTATCCTGGACCAGGTCATTGCGGCTATCCGTGCATCAAAGGATAAGCGAAATGCCAAGGATAATCTTATTGCCAAGTTTGCCTTTACAGAAGCCCAGGCAGAGGCTATCGTTTCCTTGCAGCTTTATCGTTTGACCAATACAGATGTCACTGCGCTTATGAAGGAAGCTGAAGAACTCGAGAAAAAAATTGCAGAGTTGACTGCGATTCTTGAGAGCGAAAAGAAGCTAATGTCAGTCATCAAAAAGGACCTCAAGGAAGTTAAAAAGCGATATGCCGATAATCGACGCTCAAAGATTGAAGCAGAAATTGAGGAAATTAAGATTAATCTGGATGTATTGATTCCGAGCGAGGATGTTATTGTAACAGTTACAAAAGAAGGTTATGTTAAACGGACAAGCCTTCGCTCATTTACGGCATCAAATGGCCAGGATCCCGCCATGAAGGATTCGGACCGCCTGTTTGCCCAACTGGACATGAATACAAAAGATGTCCTGCTGCTGTTTACCAGCAAAGGCAACTACCTGTATATTCCTGTCCACGTACTTCCTGATATCAGGTGGAAGGACATGGGACAACATGTTGCCAACCTCATACCAATAGACCGCGATGAAGAGATTATTAAAGCTATACCGGTTAATAGCTTTGAAAATAACTTATACCTTCTGTTTGTTACGAAGAATGGCATGGTCAAGAAAACTGAGATGAAACTATATCAGGCAACCCGGCATACCAAAGCATTGACAGCCATCAACTTGAAGGGTGACGATAAACTCATCGATATTCATATAACAGATGGTACCAAGGAACTGTTCCTTATATCGCATTACGGGTATGCATTATGGTTTGATGAAGCAGAGGTAGGTCCAATCGGTATCAGGGCTGCCGGGGTTAAAGGAATGAATCTCAAGGACGGAGACTATTTGGTCGGTGGAAAGCTGCTCGATCCATCTAGCAAAGAATATATTGTTCTCGCCACACAGCGTGGGGCATTAAAGAAAATGAAACTAAAGGAATTTGAAAAAGCAACCCGCGCAAAACGAGGAGTAGTCGTCCTGCGGGAATTGAAGTCAAACCCTCACCGGATTACAGGCTTTGAATCAACAGAAGGTGGCGATGTTATAAACATCCTGACTGAAAAAGGCCAAACCTTTGCCATAAACACGAATGATTTGAAATTCAGTGACCGTTACTCAAATGGTTCCTTCATTGTCGATGAAACGGAAAGCGGTAAAGTAACAACACTCTGGAAGGAAGCCCGTAAAAAAGACGAAGCAAAACCAGAGGCATAA
- the parE gene encoding DNA topoisomerase IV subunit B: MARNQEAYSYNDDAIQVLEGLEAVRKRPGMYIGSTDTRGLHHLVYEIVDNSVDEALGGFGNQIIVRIHKDNSISVVDKGRGMPTGMHKTGKPTPEVILTVLHAGGKFGQGGYKTSGGLHGVGASVVNALSEWLTVTIKRDGFVYEQRFQNGGKPVTTLEKIGKTNQTGTTIHFKPDPSIFSTLTYNFDTLCERLRESAFLLKGLRIDIHDDRNGVSETFHYESGIEAFVEYLNEGKEVLHQVVSLDGTQNGIEVEFSFQFNDGYSENVLSFVNNVRTKDGGTHEVGAKTAMTRVFNEYARKTGLLKEKDKNLEGNDIREGLSAIVSVRIPEDMLQFEGQTKGKLGTSEARSAVDSVVSNSLSYILEENPETSTLLIKKSIKAYQAREAARKAREDARTGKKRSKKETLLSGKLTPAQSRNPQKNELYLVEGDSAGGSAKQGRDRRFQAVLPLRGKVINTEKAKLEDIFKNEEINTIIHTIGGGVGTDFTVEDINYDKIIIMTDADTDGAHIQVLLLTFFYRYMKPLVEAGKVFIALPPLFKVSKGAGKKEVIEYAWNEDELQGAIKKVGKGYMIQRYKGLGEMNADQLWETTMDPETRTLIRVNVDDTARAERRITTLMGDKVEPRRKWIESNVAFGMDDEDDMDTILENENVSVAEGEASNE; encoded by the coding sequence GTGGCAAGAAACCAAGAGGCTTATAGCTACAATGATGATGCCATTCAAGTCCTTGAGGGGCTTGAAGCTGTCAGAAAACGGCCGGGAATGTATATCGGCAGTACGGACACAAGAGGGCTGCATCATCTTGTATATGAAATCGTCGATAACTCTGTCGATGAAGCATTAGGTGGATTCGGGAATCAAATAATAGTCAGAATCCATAAAGACAATTCAATCAGTGTCGTTGATAAAGGACGCGGAATGCCAACAGGAATGCATAAGACGGGAAAACCAACCCCGGAAGTCATCCTTACTGTCCTTCATGCAGGCGGAAAATTCGGCCAGGGCGGTTACAAAACAAGCGGAGGTCTTCATGGTGTAGGTGCATCAGTTGTCAATGCTTTATCCGAATGGCTGACGGTTACGATAAAACGTGATGGTTTTGTATATGAACAGCGCTTCCAGAATGGCGGAAAACCCGTAACAACACTTGAAAAGATAGGGAAAACAAACCAAACAGGGACTACAATCCACTTCAAGCCGGATCCCTCGATATTTTCCACATTAACCTATAACTTCGATACTCTATGCGAGAGGCTCAGGGAATCCGCATTCCTGCTAAAAGGCCTTCGAATCGATATTCATGATGATAGGAACGGTGTATCTGAGACTTTCCATTACGAAAGCGGGATTGAAGCATTTGTTGAGTATTTGAATGAAGGCAAGGAAGTCCTGCACCAGGTTGTCAGCCTGGATGGGACACAGAACGGAATTGAAGTCGAGTTCTCCTTCCAGTTCAACGACGGTTACTCGGAAAATGTCCTTTCCTTCGTCAACAACGTCCGCACAAAGGACGGCGGTACACACGAGGTTGGCGCCAAGACGGCAATGACGAGGGTTTTTAATGAATATGCAAGAAAGACAGGCCTCTTAAAGGAAAAGGATAAGAATCTTGAAGGCAATGATATAAGAGAAGGCCTTTCAGCGATTGTTTCTGTTCGGATTCCGGAAGATATGCTTCAATTCGAAGGACAGACGAAAGGAAAACTCGGGACCAGCGAGGCCCGCTCAGCAGTGGATTCGGTTGTTTCAAACTCGCTCTCTTACATACTTGAAGAGAATCCGGAAACAAGCACGCTGCTTATAAAAAAATCAATAAAGGCATACCAAGCCCGGGAAGCTGCAAGGAAGGCAAGAGAAGACGCCCGTACAGGCAAGAAAAGGAGCAAGAAGGAAACCCTTCTTTCAGGTAAACTCACTCCTGCCCAATCCCGCAACCCACAGAAAAACGAGCTTTATCTAGTCGAGGGGGACTCCGCAGGGGGATCCGCCAAACAAGGGCGGGACCGCCGTTTCCAGGCAGTTCTTCCTTTACGGGGAAAGGTCATAAACACTGAGAAGGCCAAGCTCGAGGATATTTTTAAAAACGAAGAAATTAATACCATTATTCACACAATCGGCGGCGGTGTTGGAACAGATTTTACCGTTGAAGACATCAATTATGACAAAATCATTATCATGACCGATGCCGATACTGATGGAGCTCATATTCAGGTGCTTCTGCTGACTTTCTTTTACAGGTATATGAAACCGCTCGTTGAAGCAGGGAAAGTATTCATCGCGTTGCCGCCTCTGTTTAAAGTTAGCAAGGGGGCTGGCAAAAAGGAAGTTATAGAATACGCCTGGAATGAAGACGAACTGCAAGGGGCAATCAAGAAGGTTGGAAAAGGTTATATGATTCAGCGTTATAAAGGCCTTGGTGAAATGAATGCAGACCAGCTATGGGAAACTACAATGGATCCTGAAACCCGAACGCTAATCAGGGTAAACGTCGATGACACAGCACGTGCAGAACGGCGAATCACAACACTTATGGGTGATAAGGTAGAGCCCCGCCGTAAATGGATTGAATCCAACGTTGCTTTTGGTATGGACGACGAAGATGATATGGATACGATTCTAGAAAATGAAAATGTCAGTGTCGCAGAGGGGGAAGCAAGCAATGAGTAG
- a CDS encoding CoA-binding protein, with the protein MVQNPSTEEIKDILLKAKRIAVVGLSNNPEKTSYMVSEAMQNAGYEIIPVNPTIDEALGVKAVPSLKDIEGHIDIVNVFRRSEQLPDVAREAVDVDFDVFWAQLGLAHDDVYEILKDKGSTVVMDRCIKVDHALFVRKR; encoded by the coding sequence TTGGTTCAAAACCCTAGTACAGAAGAGATTAAGGATATCCTTTTAAAAGCAAAACGAATCGCAGTTGTAGGCTTAAGCAATAATCCTGAAAAAACTTCCTACATGGTTTCTGAAGCCATGCAAAACGCTGGGTATGAAATCATTCCAGTCAATCCGACAATTGATGAAGCACTAGGCGTTAAAGCAGTTCCATCTTTGAAGGACATTGAAGGACATATTGATATAGTCAATGTTTTCCGCCGTTCCGAACAATTGCCTGATGTAGCTAGGGAAGCGGTCGATGTTGACTTCGATGTTTTTTGGGCACAACTTGGGCTTGCGCATGATGATGTCTATGAAATACTTAAAGACAAAGGTTCTACCGTTGTGATGGACCGCTGCATTAAGGTTGACCATGCGCTGTTTGTCCGAAAAAGATAA